Proteins from one Mesoplodon densirostris isolate mMesDen1 chromosome 1, mMesDen1 primary haplotype, whole genome shotgun sequence genomic window:
- the CXCL10 gene encoding C-X-C motif chemokine 10 codes for MNQSAVLIFCLILLTLRGTQEIPLSRTTRCTCIEISDRPVNPRSLEKLEVIPASQSCPRVEIIATMKKNREKRCLNPESKTIKNLLKAISKERSKRSQTKKEA; via the exons ATGAACCAAAGTGCCGTTCTTATTTTCTGCCTTATCCTTCTGACTCTAAGAGGAACTCAAG AAATACCGCTCTCTAGGACTACACGCTGTACGTGTATCGAGATCAGTGATCGACCTGTTAATCCAAGGTCCTTAGAAAAACTTGAAGTGATTCCTGCAAGTCAATCTTGCCCACGTGTTGAGATCAT TGCCACAATGAAAAAGAACAGGGAGAAAAGATGTCTTAATCCGGAGTCTAAGACCATCAAGAATTTACTGAAAGCAATTAGCAAGGAAAG GTCTAAAAGATCTCAAACAAAGAAAGAGGCATAA